The following DNA comes from Pseudomonas triticicola.
TGCGGCGACGGCGCCAACGACGCCCCGGCGCTGGCCCAGGCAGACGTCGGCATGGCCATGAACGATGGCACACAAGCAGCACGCGAAGCGGCGAACATGGTCGACCTCGACAGCGACCCGACCAAGCTGCTCGACGTGGTGCAGATCGGCAAGGAATTGCTGGTGACCCGTGGCGCGCTGACGACTTTTTCCATCGCCAACGACATCGCCAAATACTTCGCGATTCTGCCGGCGCTGTTCGCCTCGATTTACCCGCAGTTGGGCGTGCTGAACATCATGCATCTGAGCAGTCCGCAGAGCGCGATTCTCTCGGCCATCGTCTTCAACGCACTGATCATCGTTGTGCTGATTCCACTGGCATTGCGCGGCGTGCGGGTGCAGGCGGCGAGTGCGGCGGCGTTGCTGCGGCGCAATCTGCTGATCTATGGCGTCGGCGGGATTGCCGTGCCGTTCGTGGGGATCAAGGTGATCGACATGCTGCTTACGGCGTTGCATCTGGTGTAAGGCTGAAAAGAGCCCCTCACCCTAGCCCTCTCCCGGGGGAGAGGGGACTGACCGAGGTGTTTGCGAGAGGTACGCCGACTTGGGATACCGAGGTGAATGCGCGATTGGAAAGCCAATCACCGTAGGGGACTGACCGAGGTGTTTGTGCGAGGTTCGCCGACCAGAAATTCCGAGCCGAACTCAGGTTTTGAACAGCATGAAGATCGGCTCCCTTTCCCCCTCGCCCCCTTGGGGGAGAGGGCTGGGGTGAGGGGGAAAGGATCTCCCTGACACCCGGCAAAAGTTTGTCCAACGAATTCGAGGATCTTGAAATGTCCACAATGATACGCCCGGCCCTGACCCTGTTGGCGCTGATGACCCTGATCACCGGCGTCGCCTATCCACTCGCGGTCACCGGCATCGCCCAGGTCGCTTTCCCGGCTCAGGCCAACGGCAGCCTGATCCACGACGCCGACGGCAAAGTCCGCGGCTCGGCGCTGATCGCCCAGGATTTCAGCGGCGACAACTGGTTCCACCCACGCCCGTCCGCCGGGGCTTATGCCACCGTCGCCAGCGGCGCCAGCAACCTCGCGCCGAGCAATCCGGCCCTCGCGACCCGCGTAATCGAAGACGCGCAAAAACAACAAGTCGCTGGGCAGGGGCCGGTGCCATTGGCCTTGCTGACCACCTCCGCCAGCGGCCTCGATCCGCACTTGCCACCGGCGGCAATTGCCTATCAACTGGCGCGTGTCGCAGCAGCGCGCAACCTGCCGGTGTCGACCTTGCAGCAACTGCTCGATAAGCACATCGAACAGCCGCTGGTTGGGCCGCCGGTGGTGAATGTGCTGGAGCTGAATCTGGCACTGCAAAACCTGTAATCGGCGGCGCGGCCATTCGCGAGCAGGCTCGCTCCCACCTTTGGAATGCATATCCATGTGGGAGCGAGCCTGCTCGCGAAGGCGCCCTGACAGTCACCGCATAAACCTCAGAAGAAAGAGAGCATCCCCAGCATGAGCGACTCCGGCCGCGCCGACGCACTGTTAGCAGACCTGCCCCGCGATGGCCGTGGCCGGCTCAAGGTTTTTCTCGGCGCGGCGCCCGGGGTCGGCAAGACCTACGCCATGCTCCAGGCTGCCCACACGCAACTGCGCCAAGGCGTGAAGGTCCTCGCCGGCGTGGTCGAAACCCATGGCCGCGCCGAAACCGAAGCCTTGCTCGGTGGCCTGCCGCAGCAACCACTGGTGCGCAGCGAATACCGTGGCGTGCTGCTTGAGGAAATGGACCTCGACGGCATTCTCGCGGCCAAGCCGAAGCTTGTGCTGGTGGATGAACTGGCCCACAGCAACGCCCCCGGCAGCCGTCACGCCAAGCGCTGGCAAGACATTCAGGAACTGCTCGCCGCCGGCATCGACGTGTTCACCACGGTCAACGTCCAGCACCTGGAAAGCCTGAATGATCAGGTGCGCGGCATCACTGGCGTGCAGGTGCGCGAAACCCTGCCGGACTGGGTGTTGCAGGAAGCTTTCGAGCTGCTGCTGATCGACTTGCCGCCGCGTGAATTGCTCGAGCGTCTGCGCGAAGGCAAGGTCTACGTGCCGGAACAGGCCCGCGCAGCGATCGATGCGTTTTTCACCCAGACCAACCTCACCGCGTTGCGCGAACTGGCGATGCAAACCGCCGCTGCGCAGGTCGATAACGATCTCGCTCAAGGCTATCGCCAGCTCGGTCAGGCCGCCCCGGCAGTGCGCGGGCGATTGCTGGTCGGCGTCGATGGTGATGCGCAAGCCGAACGCCTGGTACGGCATGCCAGTCGTGTCGCCCAGCGCCGGCATTTACCGTGGAGTCTGGTGCATGTCGATAACGGCAGCGTACGCGACGAGCAATCGCGGTTGCGTTTGCAAAGCGCCCAGCAACTGGCCGAACGCCTCGGTGGCGAAGTGGTGCTGTTGCGGGCCGGCGAAGTGGCGAAAACCCTGATTCAACACGCCGCCGAGCGCCGCGCCAGTCTGTTGCTGGTCGGCCAGTCGCGGCCACGCTTGCGCCGTCGCCTGTTCGGCGGTGGTCTGGCGGCGCGCCTGCTGCGTCAGGCTCACGGTCTGGAAATCAACGTGCTCGACAGTGATCACGAGCAGCACCAACCGCGCCCGCGCAATTCAGTCACGCTGGTATGGTTCGACTACGCGCTGGCGCTGGTCGCGACGTTGTTGGCCACGGCCTTGGCCTGGGCGGTGTCGAGTGTGTTGCCGTTGCCGAACATCTCCTTGGTGTTTCTCGCGGCGGTGTTGCTGGTGGCGGTGCGCAGCAGCCTCGGCCCGGCGCTGGCCTGTGCGGCGCTGTCGTTTCTCACCTACGATTTTCTATTCATCCCGCCGAATTTCTCGTTCAGCATTCAGCGCGAAGAAGACGTGCTGACGCTGCTGTTCTTCCTGTTGATGGCGGCGCTCACCGGCAACCTTGCGGCGCGTCAGCGGCGGCAGTTGCAGGCTTTGCGCGATACCCAGGAAGAGACCAGCGAACTGCTCGACCTGTCGCGCAAACTCACCGCCGCGACGGATCGCCAAGCCGTGATCAGCGCTGCCGCGCAACACCTCGAAGGCTGGAGCGATGTGCAATTGTGCTTGCTCAACCGCGACGGCCAGGGCGGCTGGAAAGTCGAAACCGGCGGGCCACTGCAATTTACCGAGGCCGAACGCGCCGCCGCCGATTGGGCCTGGCAACACGATCAACCGGCGGGCAAGGGCACCGGTACCTTGCCGCTGGGGCGTTGGTGGTGGTGGCCGTTGTCGGTGGAGGACGGGCCGCTGGCGTTGCTTGGTGTTTGCGCCAAGGAAAGCCAGAGCTTGAGCGGTCAGCGCCGACGTTTGCTCACTGCGCTGAGCCAGCCGTTGGCGCAAGCCCTGGCCCGCGCGCAATTGGCCGATGACCTTGAAGCGGCGCGTCTGCACGGCGAAACCGAACAGTTGCGCAGCGCCTTGCTGGCCTCGGTGTCCCACGATTTGCGCACGCCGCTGACGGCCATGCGCGGCAGCATCGACAGCCTGTTGGCCCTCGGCGAAGCGATCCCGCTGGAGGATCGCCGCGAGCTGCTCGAAGGCACCCGCGATGAGGCCGAACGCCTCGACCGCTACATTCAGAACCTGCTCGATATGACCCGCCTCGGCCACGGCGCCTTGAAGCTGGCGCGGGACTGGGTGTCGCCAGCCGATATCGTCGGCAGTTCACTCAACCGCCTGCGCGCGGTGCTGGCGCCGCTGCAGGTCAGCACCGAGGTGCCGGCCGAGTTGCCGCTGCTGTATGTGCACGCGGCGCTGATCGAACAGGCGCTGGTTAACGTGCTGGAAAACGCCGCGCGATTTTCCCCCAGCCACGGTCGCCTGCAACTGCACGCCGGCGCCGATGAGCAGGAGATTTTCTTTGCGGTCAGCGATGAAGGCCCGGGGATTCCCGAAGAGGACCGAGCGAAGATTTTCGACATGTTCTACACCGCCGCGCGCGGCGATCGCGGCGGGCAGGGCACGGGGTTGGGGCTGGCGATCTGTCAGGGCATGGTCGGCGCCCACGGTGGGCGCATTTCCGTGGCTGACGGCATCGACGGGCGCGGCACCTGCATCACCTTGCACCTGCCGTTGCAGGCGCAGCCGGGGATGGACGGTGAAGCTTGAAGTCGACTGCGCTACTCTCTTGCCACTCTTTTGTGTTGATGTGAATTCATGAGCCAGACCGCGACCATTTTGGTCATCGATGACGAACCGCAGATCCGCAAATTCCTGCGCATCAGCCTCGCTTCACAAGGCTACAAAGTGCTCGAAGCCGGCACCGGCGCTGAAGGCCTGGCGCAAGCCGCGCTGAGCAAACCGGACCTGGTGGTGCTCGACCTCGGGTTGCCGGACATGGACGGTCAGCAGGTCCTGCGCGAGTTGCGCGAGTGGGCGACCACGCCAGTGCTGGTGTTGTCGGTGCGTGCCAGTGAAGGGCAGAAGGTCGAAGCGCTGGATGGCGGCGCCAATGACTACGTGACCAAACCGTTCGGCATTCAGGAATTTCTCGCCCGGGTTCGTGCGTTATTGCGTCAGGCACCAGCGGGCGAGGCGCAACCGGCGGCGCTGAGTTTCGGCCCGTTGACTGTAGATCTGGCCTATCGGCGCGTGCTGCTCGACGGCGCCGAAGTCGCCCTGACCCGCAAGGAATACGCGGTGCTCGCGCAATTGGCGCGGCATCCGGGGCGGGTGATCACCCAGCAGCAGTTGCTCAAGGATATCTGGGGGCCGACGCACACCGAGGACAGTCATTACCTGCGCATCGTGGTCGGGCATCTGCGGCAGAAACTGGCGGATGACCCGACCCGGCCGCGGTTTATCGTGACTGAGGCGGGGGTTGGGTATCGGTTGTTGAGTGAAGCTGGTTGAGCTGACGCTTTCGCGAGCAGGCTCGCTCCCACAGGGGAATGCATTTCAAATGTGGGAGCGAGCCTGCTCGCGAAGAGGCCATCAAATACTCCGAAAAATCCGCATCAGATCAACCCTGCTCCTGCTCATACCGATCCAGCGTATCACTGGCAATCTCCCGCCCCAGCGCGATCAGTTCCGGCGCTTTGTAGAACTCGAAAAACCGGCACACCCGCTTCGGCACGTTGATCAGGATATCCGGCGGATACCCGGCAATCTTGTACTGCGCCAGTGAGGTCTGCATCACCTCGAAACTCTGGTTGATCAAATCCAGCAGCGACGCCGGCCCGACGTTATCGATGATGAATGAACCGGTAGCGGATTTCGGCGCGCCTTCGCGTTCCGGGGCGGCGGCCGGTTGCTGGCTTTCCGGTTCGACGCCTTCGAGCCACGGATTGATCTCCGCCGCCTCGGCGCGCAAGGCTTCCTGTTCCAGCTTCAACAATTGCTCGGCCTGTTTACGGCGGAATGGCAACTTCGAACCCATGGATTTGATCAGACTGTCGAAGCGCGAACGGAACGCCGCTGGCCGCTCGATCACCGGCAACTTGTACTGCCGCTGGTTGGTGGCGTTGAGGTTGACCGCGATGATCAGATCGCAGTGGCTCGACACCACCGGAACGATCGGCAACGGATTGAGAATGCCGCCGTCGACCAGCATGCGATTGCCCTGCATCACCGGGGTAAACAGGCTGGGAATCGCCGCAGAGGCGCGCATGGCCTGGTGCAGGCAGCCTTCCTGAAACCAGATTTCCTGCTGATTGGTCAGGTCGGCGGCGACGGCGGTGTAGGGGATGCGTAGGTCTTCGATGTTGATCTCGCCGACGATCTTGCGAATCTGCCCGAAGACCTTTTCACCGCGAATCGCGCCGAGACGGAAACTCACATCGACCAGGCGCAGCACGTCGAGGTAATCAAGGCTTTCTATCCAGCGCCGGTACTCATCCAGTTTGCCGGCGGCATAGATCCCGCCGACCACCGCGCCCATCGAACAACCGGCAATGCAGGCGATGTCGTAGCCGCGTTTTTCAATTTCTTCGATAACGCCGATATGGGCATAGCCCCGGGCGCCACCGGAGCCCAGCACCAGTGCGACACGCTTTTTCATCAAACTTCCTCCCGACAAGCCTGCACAATGCACGCATCGGCCAAGCGGCTCAATCGCCAAGGTCGTTGCGCGAAGCGGTGACGTCGTTTTTCGTTCGCGGCGCACGCTTGCGCGCTATGCTCTGCGCCACGTGGTTTGACCGGCGAGCGAGGCACTTTTTCGCCGCTTGGCCGTCTTACCTGCACGACTGTTGACCTACCTTGAGGTGTGAGTGATGAAAGCCTGGATCTGTGTACCGTTGATGGCTCTGGTTCTGGCCGGTTGCGCCGGCAAAACCGCGTACCGCGACAGCTGCGGCAGCCAACTCGACGCGGCCTGGCACGAACTGGACCTGGCCAAGGCTGAAGGCTTCGCCGG
Coding sequences within:
- the kdpC gene encoding potassium-transporting ATPase subunit KdpC yields the protein MSTMIRPALTLLALMTLITGVAYPLAVTGIAQVAFPAQANGSLIHDADGKVRGSALIAQDFSGDNWFHPRPSAGAYATVASGASNLAPSNPALATRVIEDAQKQQVAGQGPVPLALLTTSASGLDPHLPPAAIAYQLARVAAARNLPVSTLQQLLDKHIEQPLVGPPVVNVLELNLALQNL
- a CDS encoding sensor histidine kinase, with product MSDSGRADALLADLPRDGRGRLKVFLGAAPGVGKTYAMLQAAHTQLRQGVKVLAGVVETHGRAETEALLGGLPQQPLVRSEYRGVLLEEMDLDGILAAKPKLVLVDELAHSNAPGSRHAKRWQDIQELLAAGIDVFTTVNVQHLESLNDQVRGITGVQVRETLPDWVLQEAFELLLIDLPPRELLERLREGKVYVPEQARAAIDAFFTQTNLTALRELAMQTAAAQVDNDLAQGYRQLGQAAPAVRGRLLVGVDGDAQAERLVRHASRVAQRRHLPWSLVHVDNGSVRDEQSRLRLQSAQQLAERLGGEVVLLRAGEVAKTLIQHAAERRASLLLVGQSRPRLRRRLFGGGLAARLLRQAHGLEINVLDSDHEQHQPRPRNSVTLVWFDYALALVATLLATALAWAVSSVLPLPNISLVFLAAVLLVAVRSSLGPALACAALSFLTYDFLFIPPNFSFSIQREEDVLTLLFFLLMAALTGNLAARQRRQLQALRDTQEETSELLDLSRKLTAATDRQAVISAAAQHLEGWSDVQLCLLNRDGQGGWKVETGGPLQFTEAERAAADWAWQHDQPAGKGTGTLPLGRWWWWPLSVEDGPLALLGVCAKESQSLSGQRRRLLTALSQPLAQALARAQLADDLEAARLHGETEQLRSALLASVSHDLRTPLTAMRGSIDSLLALGEAIPLEDRRELLEGTRDEAERLDRYIQNLLDMTRLGHGALKLARDWVSPADIVGSSLNRLRAVLAPLQVSTEVPAELPLLYVHAALIEQALVNVLENAARFSPSHGRLQLHAGADEQEIFFAVSDEGPGIPEEDRAKIFDMFYTAARGDRGGQGTGLGLAICQGMVGAHGGRISVADGIDGRGTCITLHLPLQAQPGMDGEA
- a CDS encoding response regulator; this encodes MSQTATILVIDDEPQIRKFLRISLASQGYKVLEAGTGAEGLAQAALSKPDLVVLDLGLPDMDGQQVLRELREWATTPVLVLSVRASEGQKVEALDGGANDYVTKPFGIQEFLARVRALLRQAPAGEAQPAALSFGPLTVDLAYRRVLLDGAEVALTRKEYAVLAQLARHPGRVITQQQLLKDIWGPTHTEDSHYLRIVVGHLRQKLADDPTRPRFIVTEAGVGYRLLSEAG
- a CDS encoding patatin-like phospholipase family protein, which gives rise to MKKRVALVLGSGGARGYAHIGVIEEIEKRGYDIACIAGCSMGAVVGGIYAAGKLDEYRRWIESLDYLDVLRLVDVSFRLGAIRGEKVFGQIRKIVGEINIEDLRIPYTAVAADLTNQQEIWFQEGCLHQAMRASAAIPSLFTPVMQGNRMLVDGGILNPLPIVPVVSSHCDLIIAVNLNATNQRQYKLPVIERPAAFRSRFDSLIKSMGSKLPFRRKQAEQLLKLEQEALRAEAAEINPWLEGVEPESQQPAAAPEREGAPKSATGSFIIDNVGPASLLDLINQSFEVMQTSLAQYKIAGYPPDILINVPKRVCRFFEFYKAPELIALGREIASDTLDRYEQEQG